One stretch of Sphingomonas bisphenolicum DNA includes these proteins:
- a CDS encoding plasmid mobilization protein, translating into MNDKPKAKRERHHVKIWCSAEEKAEIEAAAQATGLSASTYLRVLGLGHEPRPLIDIEQGRELVRVNGDLGRLGGLLKLWLTDDAKLEEMAPERMPVIIRGVLAKIEANQEELSGIIRKVLRSRQDFSG; encoded by the coding sequence TTGAACGACAAGCCCAAGGCCAAACGCGAGCGGCACCACGTCAAGATATGGTGCAGCGCGGAGGAGAAAGCGGAGATCGAAGCCGCCGCGCAGGCAACCGGCTTGAGCGCATCCACCTATCTCCGCGTCCTTGGATTAGGGCATGAGCCGCGCCCTCTGATCGACATAGAACAGGGGCGCGAGTTGGTGCGCGTGAATGGCGACCTTGGCCGCCTTGGCGGCCTGTTGAAGCTATGGCTTACCGACGACGCCAAGTTGGAGGAGATGGCCCCGGAGCGGATGCCGGTTATCATCCGGGGCGTGCTGGCCAAAATCGAGGCCAATCAGGAGGAGTTATCCGGCATCATTCGGAAGGTCTTGCGCTCCCGGCAAGATTTTAGCGGCTAA